A region from the Paenarthrobacter aurescens genome encodes:
- a CDS encoding lipid II:glycine glycyltransferase FemX: MEFFLQTPAWADVQRSLGRRVHEQSGPGWSFLAIEEKNPAGKVIYAPYGPVAESVEAFDAATAALVALAKKEHAVFVRLEPAAAGFGASDAGALLRARGLRPAPVNQQPELSWIVDLEGDFKDVLAGMKPTNRNLYRNIHKKGVTFRASQDPADIKILLHFLHLTAARNGFKPQSDEYLSQVAASLLPQGAGTLFIAELEGEPIAAAFAYDSSDTRVYAHAALDDTHRKLSAGIPLLVTLMADAKEKGLNHVDLWGVAPEDQPDHKWAGFTAFKKSFGGREVSYPGTWDLPVNKVRYGAYQLARKLRDKLR, translated from the coding sequence ATGGAGTTTTTCCTGCAAACGCCCGCCTGGGCGGATGTCCAGCGTTCCTTGGGACGGCGTGTTCACGAACAGTCCGGACCTGGTTGGAGTTTCCTCGCCATTGAGGAGAAGAACCCCGCCGGTAAAGTCATCTACGCTCCCTACGGCCCTGTGGCCGAGTCTGTTGAAGCTTTCGACGCCGCCACAGCAGCTTTGGTGGCTCTGGCGAAGAAGGAACACGCTGTGTTCGTGCGCTTGGAGCCCGCCGCGGCAGGCTTTGGAGCGTCCGACGCCGGTGCCCTCCTTCGTGCCCGCGGCTTGCGGCCGGCGCCGGTCAACCAGCAGCCTGAGCTTAGCTGGATTGTGGATCTTGAGGGAGACTTCAAGGACGTCCTGGCCGGGATGAAGCCGACCAACAGGAACCTCTACCGGAACATCCACAAGAAGGGCGTAACCTTCCGCGCTTCCCAGGATCCTGCAGACATCAAAATTCTCCTGCACTTCCTCCACCTGACAGCCGCACGGAACGGCTTCAAGCCCCAAAGCGACGAATACCTCAGCCAAGTTGCCGCTTCCCTGCTCCCCCAAGGCGCCGGCACCCTGTTCATTGCTGAACTCGAGGGCGAACCAATCGCCGCCGCTTTCGCGTACGACTCCTCTGACACCCGTGTTTATGCCCACGCTGCTTTGGATGACACCCACCGCAAGCTCAGCGCGGGAATCCCCTTGCTGGTAACGCTGATGGCCGATGCCAAGGAGAAGGGACTCAACCACGTGGACCTTTGGGGCGTAGCCCCCGAGGACCAACCTGACCACAAATGGGCAGGCTTCACGGCGTTCAAGAAGTCATTCGGCGGACGTGAAGTCTCCTACCCCGGCACGTGGGACCTCCCAGTCAACAAGGTCCGCTACGGCGCCTACCAATTGGCCAGAAAACTCCGCGACAAACTCCGCTAA
- a CDS encoding carbonic anhydrase, translating to MPTYLTPALAWRRLREGNERFVSGESLHPNQDASRRSSLIENQNPFAVIFGCSDSRLAAEIIFDLGLGDAFVVRTAGQVIDDAVLGSLEYSISELRVPLIVILGHDSCGAVKATKAAVETGEMPPGFIRDLVERITPSVLTARRNNQDDVNEMVVEHVKQTAARLADSSRVISDAIDDGRVAVIGLSYKLDEGRAALVSGIGKL from the coding sequence GTGCCTACTTACCTGACTCCAGCCCTGGCGTGGCGCCGTCTCCGCGAGGGCAACGAACGCTTTGTTTCCGGCGAATCCCTGCACCCCAACCAGGATGCTTCGCGACGCTCTTCACTCATTGAGAACCAGAATCCCTTTGCCGTGATCTTTGGCTGCTCGGATTCCCGGCTCGCAGCAGAGATCATCTTTGACCTGGGATTGGGTGACGCCTTCGTGGTGCGCACCGCGGGCCAGGTCATTGACGATGCCGTCTTGGGTTCGCTCGAATACAGCATCAGCGAACTCCGTGTTCCCTTGATCGTGATCCTCGGCCACGACAGCTGCGGCGCCGTGAAGGCTACCAAGGCCGCTGTGGAAACCGGTGAAATGCCTCCGGGCTTCATCCGCGATCTCGTGGAGCGCATCACCCCGTCGGTCCTGACGGCGAGGCGCAACAACCAGGACGACGTCAACGAGATGGTGGTGGAGCACGTCAAGCAGACCGCAGCCCGTCTTGCTGACAGCTCACGTGTGATTTCCGACGCCATCGACGACGGCCGCGTTGCCGTGATTGGTCTGTCCTACAAGCTCGACGAAGGCCGTGCGGCCCTCGTTTCCGGGATCGGCAAGCTCTAG
- a CDS encoding LCP family protein — MTMHKTPPQPGSALTDPVRYPSGASAPVRTKRAFVLVLLTLFVPGSAQIVAGDRKLGRIALRVTITVWALALITLFIALVNRTMLLSLATHPVGSLFIIVILVALALGWAFLFLNTLRIIRPALLAPGMRPIIAVVLAVTTVIASGSLGYLAYVLNVSRNAIGSIFNAGPAIDPVDGRYNFLMMGGDAGDDRTGRRPDSLSVISVDAKTGESAIISVPRNLQNAQFSEGSPMRQIYPDGYNCGDECLINAVNTEVTNNHQDLYPGVADPGAQATLEAVSGTLGITVQAYVLVDMDGFAKLIDAMGGIRIKAGGWVPISGPVTDEANGIHGMPDGWIPAGDQKLNGFQALWYGRSREFVDDYARIARQQCVQQAMLKQLDPATLLTKFEDIANAGTKVVDSNISSNQLGSFVDLALKSKNQPVKRLTIGPPDFDASFSTVPDFDLIHSKVQEVLAPSNTPKASDAVVSHDGPAAGAIMAAGPLAGSVPAGQLPSPSADFTPVTTTPDGTPITIELLNGLKAQGDEQGIRNLVATNGQCAPL; from the coding sequence ATGACCATGCACAAGACCCCGCCTCAGCCCGGTTCCGCCCTGACTGATCCCGTCCGCTATCCCTCCGGCGCAAGCGCTCCGGTGCGGACCAAACGCGCTTTTGTGCTGGTCCTCCTCACGCTCTTTGTTCCCGGCAGCGCACAGATTGTTGCCGGAGACCGGAAACTTGGCCGCATTGCTTTGCGCGTCACCATCACGGTGTGGGCCCTGGCCTTGATTACGCTGTTCATTGCCTTGGTGAACCGGACCATGCTGCTCAGCCTTGCCACACACCCCGTGGGCTCGTTGTTCATCATTGTGATCCTGGTGGCGTTGGCCTTGGGCTGGGCATTCCTTTTCCTCAATACCCTGCGGATCATCAGGCCGGCACTCCTGGCCCCGGGAATGCGCCCCATCATCGCCGTGGTGCTGGCAGTGACAACAGTCATCGCCAGTGGATCCCTGGGTTACCTTGCCTACGTTTTGAATGTGAGCCGAAATGCGATCGGCAGCATCTTCAACGCAGGTCCGGCCATTGACCCGGTGGACGGGCGCTATAACTTCCTCATGATGGGCGGCGACGCTGGCGACGACAGGACCGGCCGCCGTCCGGACAGCCTCTCCGTCATCAGCGTTGATGCAAAGACGGGCGAGAGTGCCATCATCTCCGTGCCCCGCAACCTTCAGAATGCGCAGTTCAGTGAAGGCTCGCCCATGCGCCAGATCTACCCGGATGGCTACAACTGCGGTGATGAATGCCTCATCAACGCTGTGAACACCGAGGTCACCAACAACCACCAGGACCTCTATCCGGGAGTTGCCGATCCCGGCGCCCAAGCCACCCTGGAAGCTGTGTCCGGAACGTTGGGCATCACGGTCCAGGCGTATGTCCTGGTTGATATGGACGGCTTCGCCAAACTCATCGATGCCATGGGCGGAATCCGCATCAAGGCCGGCGGCTGGGTACCCATCAGTGGTCCCGTCACGGACGAGGCCAACGGAATTCACGGCATGCCCGACGGCTGGATCCCCGCCGGAGACCAGAAACTCAATGGCTTCCAAGCGCTGTGGTACGGACGTTCGCGCGAATTCGTGGATGATTACGCCCGCATTGCCCGCCAGCAGTGCGTACAGCAGGCCATGCTCAAGCAGTTGGACCCGGCGACTCTCCTTACCAAGTTCGAGGACATCGCCAACGCGGGGACCAAGGTGGTTGACTCCAACATTTCTTCCAACCAGCTGGGCAGTTTTGTGGACCTCGCCTTGAAGTCCAAGAACCAGCCGGTCAAGCGCCTCACCATCGGCCCGCCTGATTTCGATGCTTCCTTCTCCACTGTGCCGGACTTTGACCTGATCCACTCCAAGGTCCAGGAAGTCCTCGCCCCGTCCAACACGCCCAAGGCAAGTGACGCCGTCGTATCCCATGACGGACCCGCTGCCGGTGCCATCATGGCTGCCGGCCCGTTGGCCGGGTCCGTACCTGCGGGACAGCTGCCGTCGCCGTCGGCCGACTTCACACCGGTGACCACCACCCCTGACGGCACTCCCATCACCATTGAGTTGCTGAACGGCCTCAAAGCCCAAGGCGATGAGCAAGGCATCCGAAACCTGGTGGCCACCAACGGACAGTGCGCACCCCTGTAA
- the glpX gene encoding class II fructose-bisphosphatase: MTQQYSTISPSLAVGIDEPDRNLALELVRVTEAAAIAGGHWVGFGDKNKADGAAVDAMRSFLHTVHFNGVVVIGEGEKDEAPMLFNGEQVGDGTGPECDVAVDPIDGTRLTALGINNALAVLAVAERGSMFDPSAVFYMEKLVTGPEAADMVDLRLPVKQNLHLIAKAKGVKVNQLNVMILDRDRHRPLVEEIREAGARTKFIMDGDVAGAIAAARTGTGVDALMGIGGTPEGIVAACAIKSLGGVIQGRLWPTSDDEKQKAIDAGHDLDRVLSTNDLVTSDNCYFAATGITDGDLLHGVRYQKDRVMTQSIVMRSKSGTVRFVEAEHHASKWETYARKP, from the coding sequence ATGACCCAGCAGTATTCCACGATTTCGCCGTCGCTCGCCGTCGGCATCGACGAACCCGACCGCAACCTTGCGCTTGAACTCGTCCGTGTCACCGAGGCCGCGGCAATTGCCGGTGGCCACTGGGTAGGTTTCGGTGACAAAAACAAGGCAGACGGCGCCGCCGTGGATGCCATGCGTTCGTTCCTTCACACCGTCCACTTCAACGGCGTTGTGGTCATCGGTGAAGGCGAAAAAGATGAAGCCCCCATGCTGTTCAACGGTGAGCAGGTAGGTGACGGCACCGGTCCCGAGTGCGACGTCGCCGTCGACCCCATCGACGGAACCCGCCTGACCGCCCTGGGCATCAACAACGCCCTGGCAGTTCTGGCCGTTGCCGAGCGCGGATCAATGTTTGATCCCTCCGCCGTGTTCTACATGGAGAAGCTCGTTACCGGCCCCGAAGCCGCCGACATGGTGGACCTTCGCCTGCCCGTCAAGCAGAACCTGCACCTTATTGCCAAGGCCAAGGGCGTCAAGGTCAACCAGCTCAACGTCATGATCCTGGACCGCGACCGCCACCGCCCCCTGGTGGAAGAGATCCGCGAAGCCGGCGCGCGCACCAAGTTCATCATGGACGGAGACGTCGCCGGCGCCATCGCAGCAGCCCGCACCGGCACCGGCGTCGACGCCCTCATGGGCATCGGCGGCACACCGGAAGGCATCGTTGCAGCCTGCGCCATCAAGTCGCTCGGCGGTGTCATCCAGGGCCGTCTGTGGCCCACCTCGGACGACGAGAAGCAGAAGGCGATCGACGCCGGACACGACCTCGACCGCGTCCTGTCCACCAATGACCTCGTCACTTCGGACAACTGCTACTTTGCAGCAACCGGCATCACCGACGGCGACCTCCTCCACGGTGTGCGCTACCAGAAGGACCGCGTCATGACGCAGTCGATCGTGATGCGTTCCAAGTCCGGAACCGTGCGCTTCGTAGAGGCTGAGCACCACGCGTCCAAGTGGGAGACCTACGCGCGCAAGCCGTAA
- a CDS encoding GtrA family protein, whose protein sequence is MITTLADRIRGLASLFWREVAKFGAVGGVAFVIDSAVFIWLFSGPMHGSEVWAKAIATIVASIFSWVANRFWTFRHRKQANVVREAVLFAIMNLVGLLIASGCVWFAKYILDLNDKPSLFIAGSVVGLILGTIFRFFAYRFWVFNEELDAEPEFSHDHEIIDLHHKSKSGSETGANPATGELPSVKNL, encoded by the coding sequence ATGATCACCACACTTGCAGATCGCATCCGCGGACTTGCCTCACTTTTTTGGCGTGAGGTAGCAAAGTTCGGCGCCGTCGGCGGTGTTGCTTTTGTCATCGACTCGGCGGTTTTCATCTGGCTGTTTTCCGGTCCGATGCACGGCAGCGAAGTGTGGGCCAAGGCAATTGCAACGATCGTTGCCAGCATTTTCTCCTGGGTGGCCAACCGGTTCTGGACGTTCCGGCACCGCAAGCAGGCAAACGTTGTTCGTGAGGCCGTGCTCTTTGCCATCATGAACCTTGTAGGTTTGCTGATCGCGTCCGGTTGCGTGTGGTTTGCCAAGTACATCCTGGATCTCAATGACAAGCCTTCGCTGTTCATTGCAGGTAGCGTTGTGGGCCTCATCCTGGGCACCATCTTCCGCTTCTTCGCCTACCGCTTCTGGGTTTTCAACGAAGAGCTGGATGCCGAGCCCGAGTTCTCGCACGACCACGAGATCATCGATCTTCACCACAAGTCCAAGAGCGGTTCCGAAACAGGCGCGAATCCTGCAACCGGCGAATTGCCCTCGGTCAAGAATCTTTAG
- the manA gene encoding mannose-6-phosphate isomerase, class I, with the protein MYQIENVLRPYAWGSTTAIAGLLGRPASGGPEAEMWIGAHPDSPSTAVHPNGVTQPLDALIASDPLRCLGADSIAEFGPRLPFLTKLLAAAQPLSLQVHPSLEQAKEGFARENAAGIPADAAERNYRDDNHKPEMIFALTPFKALCGFRAPAASKAVFEHLARILDSAAVAVPPVITSVISDLAAPDESDALKAAFSRLIEGGSQVSDAINEVVAVFSAGAPLEPHREVLAAMLDINEAFPGDPGVLISLLLNHLSLEPGEAVYLPAGNIHAYLHGLGVEVMASSDNVLRGGLTTKHLDVPELLRTVRFEALGVPRVQVSGTEFGQELYRPPFKEFQLQRIELGPGAEPVPLAQTGPAVVVVVSGSVLLDSPKSDLRLDRGTSAFIPDIEAPVNVHPVQGATDVSVAFAVTTGLGN; encoded by the coding sequence GTGTACCAGATTGAGAATGTTTTGCGACCCTATGCGTGGGGTTCGACGACGGCGATTGCCGGGTTGCTGGGCCGGCCGGCCTCGGGTGGTCCTGAGGCGGAAATGTGGATCGGGGCCCACCCGGACTCCCCCTCCACAGCCGTCCACCCCAACGGGGTCACTCAACCGCTTGACGCATTGATCGCCTCTGATCCGCTGCGCTGCCTGGGCGCGGACAGCATCGCCGAATTCGGACCCCGGCTGCCCTTCCTCACCAAACTCCTGGCTGCCGCTCAGCCGCTGTCCCTGCAGGTACATCCGAGCCTGGAGCAGGCCAAGGAAGGGTTCGCCCGCGAGAACGCCGCAGGCATTCCGGCGGATGCTGCGGAACGCAACTACCGCGACGATAACCACAAGCCGGAAATGATCTTTGCCCTGACTCCGTTCAAGGCTCTGTGTGGCTTCCGGGCTCCTGCCGCGTCAAAGGCTGTTTTTGAGCATTTGGCGCGCATCCTTGATTCCGCTGCCGTCGCTGTCCCGCCGGTGATCACCAGCGTTATTTCAGACCTTGCCGCCCCGGATGAATCCGATGCCCTGAAAGCAGCCTTCAGCCGGCTCATTGAGGGCGGCAGTCAGGTATCGGATGCCATCAACGAAGTTGTGGCTGTCTTCTCCGCGGGCGCTCCCCTGGAACCGCACCGTGAAGTGCTGGCTGCAATGTTGGACATCAATGAGGCGTTCCCCGGCGACCCCGGCGTCCTGATCTCCCTCCTCCTGAACCACCTTTCCCTGGAGCCCGGAGAGGCCGTCTACCTGCCTGCCGGGAACATCCACGCCTACCTCCACGGCCTGGGCGTGGAAGTCATGGCATCCTCGGACAACGTGCTCCGCGGCGGCCTCACCACCAAACACCTGGACGTTCCTGAGCTGCTGCGCACGGTGCGATTCGAGGCTCTTGGCGTTCCCCGCGTCCAGGTCAGCGGGACGGAATTCGGGCAGGAGCTGTACCGGCCGCCCTTCAAGGAATTCCAGCTCCAGCGCATTGAACTTGGCCCAGGTGCCGAGCCGGTGCCGTTGGCACAGACAGGGCCGGCCGTAGTGGTGGTGGTGTCCGGCTCGGTGTTGCTCGACTCCCCCAAGAGCGACCTCCGGCTTGACCGGGGCACCTCGGCGTTCATCCCGGACATCGAAGCACCCGTCAACGTCCACCCCGTGCAGGGCGCAACGGACGTCAGTGTCGCGTTCGCAGTGACCACCGGCCTGGGGAACTGA
- a CDS encoding class II fumarate hydratase: MTSTTEFRIEHDTMGEVRVPVNALYRAQTQRAVENFPISGKTLERTHIEALARVKKAAALANAELGVLDGELAEAIAAAADEVATGKYDGDFPIDVFQTGSGTSSNMNTNEVIAELASRALAAAGSDKVVHPNDHVNASQSSNDVFPTSVHVAATSALINDLIPALEYLAASLDRKAVEFKDVVKSGRTHLMDATPVMLGQEFGGYAAQVRYGIERINAALPRVAEVPLGGTAVGTGINTPAGFPERVIELLAADTGLPLTEARDHFEAQANRDGLIEGSSQLRNIAISFMKINNDLRWMGSGPNTGLGEIAIPDLQPGSSIMPGKVNPVICEASIMVCAQVIGNDTAIAWSGTNGAFELNVGIPVMAANLLESIRLLANTSRVMADKMIDGITANVERARFLAEASPSIVTPLNKYIGYENAAKIAKIAVKEGLTIRQATEKLGFVGEGEGKVTEAQLDKALDVTTMTAPAHKA; this comes from the coding sequence ATGACTTCCACCACTGAGTTCCGTATTGAACATGACACGATGGGCGAAGTTCGCGTCCCCGTGAACGCCCTGTACCGCGCCCAGACGCAGCGTGCTGTGGAGAACTTCCCCATCTCCGGCAAGACGCTTGAGCGCACACACATTGAGGCCCTGGCCCGTGTAAAGAAGGCCGCCGCACTGGCGAACGCCGAACTGGGGGTGCTCGATGGTGAGCTCGCCGAGGCTATCGCCGCCGCTGCCGATGAGGTTGCCACCGGCAAGTACGACGGCGACTTCCCGATTGACGTTTTCCAGACCGGCTCGGGCACTTCCTCGAACATGAACACCAACGAGGTCATCGCCGAGCTCGCATCGCGCGCCCTCGCCGCGGCCGGGAGTGACAAAGTTGTCCACCCGAACGACCATGTGAATGCTTCGCAGTCCTCCAACGACGTTTTCCCCACGTCCGTCCACGTTGCCGCGACCTCCGCCCTGATAAATGACCTGATCCCGGCGCTTGAGTACCTGGCAGCTTCGCTGGACCGCAAGGCCGTGGAGTTCAAGGACGTCGTCAAGTCCGGCCGTACCCACCTCATGGACGCCACGCCGGTCATGCTCGGCCAGGAGTTCGGCGGCTACGCAGCCCAGGTCCGCTACGGCATTGAGCGCATCAACGCCGCACTCCCCCGCGTTGCCGAGGTTCCCCTGGGCGGCACCGCTGTGGGCACCGGCATCAACACCCCGGCAGGCTTCCCGGAGCGCGTCATCGAATTGCTGGCAGCTGACACCGGCCTGCCGCTGACCGAGGCCCGCGATCACTTCGAAGCTCAGGCCAACCGCGACGGCCTGATCGAGGGTTCCAGCCAGCTCCGCAACATCGCGATCTCCTTCATGAAGATCAACAACGACCTCCGCTGGATGGGATCCGGCCCCAACACCGGCCTCGGCGAAATCGCCATTCCGGACCTTCAGCCGGGCTCCTCCATCATGCCGGGCAAGGTCAACCCGGTCATCTGTGAAGCATCCATCATGGTCTGCGCCCAGGTGATCGGCAACGACACCGCCATCGCGTGGTCCGGCACCAACGGCGCCTTCGAACTGAACGTCGGCATCCCCGTCATGGCCGCCAACCTTCTTGAGTCCATCCGCCTGCTGGCCAACACCAGCCGCGTCATGGCCGACAAGATGATCGACGGCATCACCGCCAACGTGGAGCGTGCACGCTTCCTTGCCGAGGCTTCCCCGTCAATCGTTACCCCGCTGAACAAGTACATCGGGTATGAGAACGCCGCGAAGATCGCAAAGATCGCCGTCAAGGAAGGCCTGACCATCCGCCAGGCTACCGAGAAGCTCGGCTTTGTTGGCGAAGGCGAAGGCAAGGTCACCGAGGCGCAGCTGGACAAGGCCCTTGACGTCACCACCATGACGGCGCCGGCCCACAAGGCCTGA
- the purE gene encoding 5-(carboxyamino)imidazole ribonucleotide mutase — protein sequence MTSETTAPLVGLVMGSDSDWPVMEAAADALAEFGIPFEADVVSAHRMPTEMIRYGQTAHERGLRVIIAGAGGAAHLPGMLASVTPLPVIGVPVPLKTLDGMDSLLSIVQMPAGVPVATVSIAGARNAGLLAVRMLASGTDELASKLRADLLSFAQELNDVATKKGENLRHKVEEVFSPANASSRSPR from the coding sequence ATGACTTCGGAAACAACAGCCCCGCTTGTTGGACTCGTGATGGGATCGGACTCCGATTGGCCCGTCATGGAGGCAGCCGCGGACGCCCTTGCTGAGTTCGGCATCCCCTTCGAAGCGGACGTGGTCTCAGCGCACCGTATGCCTACCGAGATGATCCGTTATGGACAAACGGCCCACGAACGCGGCCTTCGGGTCATCATCGCCGGCGCCGGAGGTGCGGCACACCTGCCAGGCATGCTGGCTTCCGTAACTCCCCTTCCGGTCATCGGCGTCCCGGTTCCCCTCAAGACCCTTGACGGTATGGACTCCCTGCTGTCCATCGTGCAGATGCCCGCCGGAGTCCCGGTAGCCACCGTGTCCATCGCCGGTGCCCGCAACGCAGGACTCCTTGCCGTTCGCATGCTCGCTTCGGGAACCGACGAACTCGCTTCGAAGCTTCGCGCAGACCTCCTCAGCTTCGCGCAGGAGCTCAATGACGTGGCCACCAAGAAGGGCGAGAACCTGCGCCACAAAGTGGAAGAAGTCTTCTCCCCCGCCAACGCTTCCTCCCGGAGCCCCCGCTAG
- a CDS encoding TetR/AcrR family transcriptional regulator, whose product MSNSANIDGGLRERKRAATRTAITAVARSMTAKCGLNGFTVEEVCEETGISRRTFFNYFHSKEDAVIGSFSDELPEEALEAFNANPTRIPDSISGTLLAALHVLTVTIMERSSISRTEVQQFIAAITAEPQLLARLTLEGEARERQFAALVAAREGLEPDHPEVVTATALFGAVSKKTAQQFFSEDNARPYRGILEQNLNAARKLFAQPLATSQQLGPNPLETSKDPA is encoded by the coding sequence GTGAGTAATAGTGCAAATATCGACGGCGGCCTCCGCGAGCGCAAGCGGGCTGCCACGCGAACGGCGATCACCGCCGTCGCCCGTTCCATGACCGCCAAGTGCGGCCTGAACGGATTTACGGTTGAGGAAGTTTGCGAGGAAACCGGGATCTCGCGCCGCACCTTCTTCAACTACTTCCACTCCAAAGAAGACGCCGTGATCGGCTCGTTCTCGGACGAACTGCCCGAAGAGGCTTTGGAGGCCTTCAACGCAAATCCCACGCGAATCCCGGACAGCATCTCCGGCACCCTCCTGGCGGCCCTGCACGTGCTCACGGTGACCATCATGGAACGTTCATCCATTAGCCGCACAGAGGTCCAGCAATTCATTGCCGCCATCACGGCCGAGCCACAACTTCTGGCCCGGCTCACCCTTGAAGGCGAGGCGCGTGAACGTCAATTCGCCGCGCTGGTAGCTGCCCGCGAAGGGCTGGAACCGGATCACCCGGAAGTCGTGACAGCAACCGCATTGTTCGGGGCAGTCTCCAAAAAGACAGCACAGCAATTCTTTTCGGAGGACAACGCGCGCCCGTACCGCGGGATCCTCGAGCAGAACCTCAACGCCGCACGGAAACTTTTCGCCCAGCCCCTGGCCACAAGCCAACAACTGGGCCCCAACCCCCTTGAAACCTCGAAGGACCCCGCATGA
- a CDS encoding 5-(carboxyamino)imidazole ribonucleotide synthase, translating to MTFPVIGVVGGGQLARMMAPPATALGFELRVLAEGEDVSAVAAVATAPIGDYKDLDALLEFSKGLDVMTFDHEHVPTQHLQALLDAGVNVQPGPDALVNAQDKLVMRAAIDRLGLPNPEWSAVNTVEELVAFGDRIGWPVVLKTPRGGYDGKGVRMVDSPAEAMETADWFNTMSPLLAEAKVDFSRELSALVARRPSGESRAWPVVHTIQVDGVCDEVIAPAQNISVEVAAAAEEAALRIANELGVTGVMAAELFETPGVGVGFLINELAMRPHNTGHWTQDGSITSQFEQHLRAVLDLPLGATDALAPVVVMKNFLGGENQDLFQAFPMALAFEPAAKVHSYGKSVRPGRKIGHVNLVGTSASDVDSVRQRATAVANIIRDGRKPEQTTPEETA from the coding sequence GTGACTTTTCCAGTAATTGGCGTTGTTGGCGGCGGCCAACTCGCACGAATGATGGCTCCGCCCGCTACCGCCCTGGGCTTCGAACTCCGTGTTTTGGCCGAGGGTGAGGACGTATCCGCCGTGGCAGCAGTGGCCACGGCGCCCATTGGCGACTACAAGGACCTGGACGCTCTTCTTGAGTTCTCCAAGGGCCTGGACGTCATGACGTTCGATCACGAACACGTCCCCACCCAACACCTGCAGGCTCTTCTGGATGCCGGCGTCAATGTCCAGCCCGGCCCCGATGCCCTGGTCAACGCCCAGGACAAACTGGTGATGCGTGCAGCGATCGATCGCCTGGGACTGCCCAACCCGGAGTGGTCAGCGGTAAACACCGTTGAAGAGCTTGTTGCCTTCGGCGACAGGATTGGCTGGCCCGTGGTTTTGAAGACCCCCCGCGGCGGCTACGACGGCAAGGGTGTCCGCATGGTTGACTCACCTGCGGAGGCCATGGAAACCGCCGACTGGTTTAACACCATGAGCCCCCTGCTGGCAGAAGCCAAAGTGGACTTCAGCCGCGAGCTCTCCGCCTTGGTGGCACGGCGTCCCAGCGGTGAATCCCGTGCATGGCCCGTTGTCCACACCATCCAGGTGGATGGTGTCTGCGACGAAGTGATTGCACCCGCACAGAACATTTCCGTTGAAGTGGCTGCTGCTGCTGAAGAAGCTGCCCTCCGGATTGCCAACGAACTCGGCGTCACCGGAGTGATGGCTGCAGAACTCTTCGAAACGCCTGGAGTCGGCGTGGGCTTCCTCATCAATGAGCTTGCCATGCGGCCCCACAACACCGGTCACTGGACCCAGGACGGCTCCATCACCAGCCAGTTCGAGCAACACCTGCGGGCCGTGTTGGACCTTCCGCTGGGCGCTACCGATGCTTTGGCGCCGGTAGTTGTCATGAAGAACTTCCTCGGCGGCGAGAACCAGGACCTCTTCCAGGCCTTCCCCATGGCGTTGGCCTTCGAGCCTGCAGCCAAGGTGCACTCCTACGGCAAATCCGTCCGTCCGGGGAGGAAGATCGGCCACGTAAACCTCGTTGGCACCTCGGCTTCGGACGTCGACTCCGTCCGCCAGCGCGCAACAGCGGTGGCCAACATCATCCGTGACGGCCGCAAACCGGAACAGACCACCCCTGAGGAGACTGCATGA
- a CDS encoding DUF4245 domain-containing protein yields the protein MVIALLLCVLAFLPIVLMNPAPKGEGFRPDVDVAAIARNATGVAGFTPVTPDTGDTFKPNYARWESGTGSGVPTWEIGFLTPKENFIGLTQTSQANPTWVLQQTENLPVTGTRNAGGQEWELRDSGKEKRSMVLEYRGTTIVLSGTAKLDEFATLAAAVVKSAEQAPPASAPATATSSAQP from the coding sequence ATGGTCATTGCGCTGCTGTTGTGCGTCCTGGCTTTCCTCCCCATCGTTTTGATGAACCCGGCGCCCAAGGGTGAGGGTTTCCGGCCTGATGTTGACGTGGCGGCCATCGCCCGCAACGCCACAGGTGTGGCGGGATTCACACCTGTCACCCCGGATACCGGCGACACATTCAAGCCCAATTACGCCCGCTGGGAGTCCGGGACCGGCAGCGGGGTGCCTACTTGGGAGATCGGCTTCCTGACTCCCAAGGAAAACTTCATCGGACTCACCCAGACCAGCCAGGCCAACCCCACGTGGGTTTTGCAGCAGACGGAGAACCTTCCCGTGACCGGCACCCGAAATGCCGGTGGGCAGGAATGGGAGCTGAGGGACTCCGGCAAGGAAAAGCGCAGCATGGTCCTGGAGTACCGCGGCACCACTATCGTCCTGAGCGGCACGGCAAAGCTCGATGAGTTCGCAACCCTCGCAGCCGCCGTCGTGAAGTCCGCGGAGCAGGCCCCGCCTGCAAGTGCGCCGGCCACCGCGACTTCTTCCGCGCAGCCTTAG